Proteins encoded within one genomic window of Perognathus longimembris pacificus isolate PPM17 chromosome 28, ASM2315922v1, whole genome shotgun sequence:
- the Arhgap36 gene encoding LOW QUALITY PROTEIN: rho GTPase-activating protein 36 (The sequence of the model RefSeq protein was modified relative to this genomic sequence to represent the inferred CDS: inserted 4 bases in 3 codons; deleted 4 bases in 4 codons; substituted 1 base at 1 genomic stop codon), translating into MAWMLDCLFASAFEPRPRRVSVLGGAPGQNSDCRTKMVSIHSLSELERLKLEEAAYHELVARHFLSEFKPDRAEPTDRPKTLEKLLLILRGQERGKGSQNIWHSPEEVLVNELTRRKQLELTTMHRXEETTSAPAGPRRRRRGNVMQRLFGRIRRFFSRRRRHAPTLPPEFTRRGASSEVRWCLESLAELEDGALLLQTLQLSRASFPIGQRLLGCKEKMGLNPIAKQIPQVVEACCKFLEKHGKGATNGXIKGKGRDVGFFTAEHSLQRVLELREEFEQGMDIVLDDNQSVHDVAALLKGFLCDMKDSLLPDDLHMSFLLTATLKPEDQLSALQLLVYLMPPCNSDTLECLLKALHKITENCEDSIGLDGSVVPGNRMTSNNLALVFGSALLKXGKLGKREARPKTKLGIDHYVASVNVVRAMIDNWDVLFQVPPHIQKQVEKRMXKSSPEALDFIRRRNLRKIQSAQIKMEEDALVSDPVENSAEAEAAILAQSMPFDEGSSEEPAVPPGTARSHDDEEGAGNPPIQEQDRPLLRVPREKEAKTGIGYFFP; encoded by the exons tgAGTGTGCTGGGAGGAGCCCCAGGGCAGAACTCGGACTGCCGGACAAAGATGGTATCAATACACAGCCTCTCTGAGCTGGAGCGTCTGAAGCTGGAAGAGGCTGCTTACCACGAACTCGTGGCCAGACATTTCCTCTCTGAATTCAAACCGGACAGAG CTGAACCTACAGACCGTCCAAAAACCTTGGAGAAGTTGCTTCTGATTTTGAGAGGCCAAGAAAGGGGTAAGGG CTCTCAAAACATTTGGCATTCGCCTGAAGAGGTGCTGGTGAATGAGCTTACCCGCCGTAAGCAGCTTGAATTGACCACCATGCACC ATGAGGAGACCACCAGTGCGCCTGCAGGCCCTCGTCGTCGTCGTCGGGGAAACGTGATGCAAAGATTATTCGGTCGCATCAGGCGCTTTTTCAGTCGCAGACGACGGCATGCGCCCACCTTGCCCCCGGAGTTCACCCGCCGTGGGGCGTCGAGTGA GGTGCGGTGGTGCTTGGAGAGCCTGGCTGAGCTGGAGGATGGGGCCTTGCTGCTGCAGACCCTGCAACTCTCCCGGGCTTCATTTCCCATTGGCCAGCGACTTCTGGGATGCAAGGAGAAGATGGGCCTCAACCCTATTGCTAAGCAAATCCCACAGGTGGTTGAGGCCTGCTGCAAATTCCTTGAGAAACATGGTAAGGGAGCCACAAATGGTTAAattaaagggaaaggaagggatgtt GGATTTTTCACTGCTGAACATTCCTTGCAGAGAGTGCTTGAG cTCCGTGAGGAA TTTGAACAAGGTATGGACATAGTACTG GATGACAATCAAAGTGTACATGATGTGGCTGCCCTGTTGAAAGGTTTTTTATGTGATATGAAGGACTCCTTGCTGCCAGATGATCTGCACATGTCTTTTCTTCTGACAGCAA CTCTGAAGCCTGAGGATCAGCTTTCTGCCCTGCAGCTGCTGGTTTACTTGATGCCACCTTGCAACAGTGACACTCTGGAGTGTCTGCTGAAGGCCTTGCATAAAATCACTGAA AACTGCGAGGATTCCATTGGCCTTGATGGAAGcgtg GTTCCAGGCAACCGCATGACTTCTAACAACTTGGCCTTGGTGTTTGGATCTGCTCTTCTGAA AGGAAAGTTGGGCAAGAGAGAGGCCAGGCCA AAAACAAAGCTGGGAATTGACCACTATGTTGCTTCTGTCAATGTGGTCCGTGCCATGATTGATAACTGGGATGTCTTGTTCCAG GTGCCACCCCATATTCAAAAGCAGGTTGAGAAGCGTA GGAAGTCCAGTCCTGAAGCCCTGGACTTTATCAGACGCAGGAATTTGAGGAAGATCCA GAGTGCACAGATAAAGATGGAAGAGGATGCTTTGGTTTCTGATCCAGTGGAAAATTCTGCTGAAGCTGAGGCTGCCATTCTTGCCCAAAGCATGCCTTTTGATGAAG GTTCCTCTGAGGAGCCCGCTGTGCCTCCCGGCACTGCCCGTTCCCATGACGATGAGGAAGGAGCGGGTAACCCTCCCATTCAGGAGCAAGACCGCCCATTGCTCCGTGTGCCCCGGGAGAAGGAGGCCAAAACTGGCATCGGCTACTTCTTTCCTTAG